The following coding sequences lie in one Hippoglossus hippoglossus isolate fHipHip1 chromosome 14, fHipHip1.pri, whole genome shotgun sequence genomic window:
- the klhl13 gene encoding kelch-like protein 13 isoform X2 produces MEHPVHRGETMPIGPHESHQHSFVVWTTHSLLAACPTYHLTGSLVEDDDAHMKVALGYGDMGVSAHLQASKTGNTRFFTSNTHSSVVLQGFDQLRIEGLLCDVTLVAGDGDEAFPVHRAMMASSSDYFKAMFTGGMKEQDLMCIKLHGVNRIGLKKIIDFIYTAKLSLNMENLQDTLEAASFLQILPVLDFCKVFLISGVSLDNCVEVGRIANAYNLTEVDKYVNNFILKNFPSLLSTGEFVKLPFDRLAFVLSSNSLKHCTELDLFKAACRWLRYEDSRMDFAPKLMKNIRFPLMNPQELINHVQTVDFMRTDNTCVNLLLEASNYQMMPYMQPVMQSERTAIRSDSAHLVTLGGVLRQQLVVSKELRLFDEKAHEWKALAPMDAPRYQHGIAVIGNFLYVVGGQSNYDTKGKTAVDTVFRYDPRYNKWMQVACLNEKRTFFHLSALKGHLYAVGGRNAAGELATVECYNPRTNEWTYVAKMNEPHYGHAGTVYGGYMYISGGITHDTFQKELMCFDPDADKWTQKAPMTTVRGLHCMCTVGDRLYVIGGNHFRGTSDYDDVLSCEYYSPALDLWTPIAAMLRGQSDVGVAVFENKIYVVGGYSWNNRCMVEIVQKYDPEKDEWHKVFDLPESLGGIRACTLTVFPPEDISGSPSRESPLSAP; encoded by the exons ATGGAGCACCCTGTACACAGAGGGGAGACGATGCCCATCGGACCGCATGAGAG CCACCAACACTCCTTTGTGGTTTGGACAACCCACTCTCTCCTCGCTGCCTGTCCGACTTACCACCTGACGGG ATCCCTCGTGGAGGACGACGACGCTCACATGAAAGTTGCTCTGGGCTATGGTGATATGGGCGTCTCTGCTCACCTTCAGGCATCAAAGACTGGAAACACGCGGTTCTTCACaagtaacacacacagctcagttGTTCTTCAG GGATTTGACCAGCTGAGGATAGAGGGTTTGCTATGTGATGTCACGCTGGTGGCTGGCGACGGCGATGAAGCTTTCCCTGTACACCGCGCCATGATGGCCTCCTCCTCCGACTATTTCAAAGCCATGTTCACAG GTGGAATGAAAGAACAAGATTTAATGTGCATCAAGCTTCACGGAGTTAACCGAATAGGCCTGAAGAAGATCATCGACTTTATCTACACAGCCAAGTTGTCACTCAACATGGAGAACCTGCAAGACACACTCGAGGCAGCCAGTTTCTTACAAATCCTTCCTGTGTTGGACTTCTGCAAGGTCTTTCTTATATCTGGG GTTTCTCTAGACAACTGTGTAGAAGTGGGCCGCATTGCCAACGCATACAACCTCACAGAGGTGGACAAATATGTCAATAACTTCATCTTGAAGAACTTCCCCTCACTGCTGAGCACAGGAGAGTTTGTGAAGCTGCCGTTTGACCGACTAGCTTTTGTACTGTCCAGTAACAGCTTGAAACACTGCACTGAATTGGACCTGTTTAAGGCTGCCTGCCGCTGGCTACGCTATGAAGACAGTCGTATGGACTTTGCCCCAAAGCTTATGAAGAACATCCGCTTTCCCCTAATGAACCCACAGGAGCTCATCAATCACGTGCAGACAGTGGACTTTATGCGCACGGACAACACCTGTGTCAACCTCCTCCTGGAAGCTAGCAACTACCAAATGATGCCCTACATGCAGCCAGTTATGCAGTCAGAACGGACAGCCATCCGCTCGGACAGTGCCCACCTGGTTACCCTGGGTGGTGTTCTGCGCCAGCAGCTAGTTGTGAGTAAAGAGCTGCGTCTGTTTGATGAGAAGGCTCATGAGTGGAAGGCACTGGCACCCATGGACGCACCCCGCTACCAACATGGCATTGCTGTCATTGGCAACTTTCTCTATGTGGTGGGGGGCCAAAGCAACTACGACACCAAAGGCAAAACAGCAGTGGACACCGTGTTCCGGTACGACCCCCGCTACAACAAATGGATGCAGGTGGCTTGCCTTAATGAGAAACGTACCTTCTTCCACCTCAGTGCACTCAAGGGACACCTCTATGCTGTCGGTGGAAGGAATGCTGCCGGGGAGCTTG CTACTGTGGAGTGCTACAACCCAAGGACAAATGAATGGACATACGTTGCCAAAATGAATGAGCCACATTATGGCCATGCTGGGACAGTGTATGGTGGATATATGTATATTTCAG gCGGAATCACTCATGACACTTTTCAGAAGGAGCTAATGTGTTTTGACCCAGATGCAGATAAATGGACTCAGAAAGCCCCCATGACGACGGTGCGTGGTCTGCACTGCATGTGCACAGTCGGGGACCGTCTTTACGTCATCGGGGGCAATCACTTCCGGGGCACCAGCGACTACGACGACGTGCTCAGCTGTGAATACTACTCCCCCGCCCTCGACTTGTGGACACCTATCGCTGCCATGTTGCGAGGCCAGAGCGACGTTGGCGTTGCCGTGTTTGAGAACAAGATCTATGTGGTTGGGGGCTACTCGTGGAACAATCGCTGCATGGTGGAAATAGTACAGAAGTATGACCCCGAGAAAGATGAATGGCACAAAGTGTTTGACTTACCAGAGTCGCTGGGCGGGATCCGAGCCTGCACACTCACAGTTTTCCCCCCTGAGGATATTTCGGGCTCGCCCTCCAGAGAGTCGCCCCTCTCGGCTCCTTGA
- the klhl13 gene encoding kelch-like protein 13 isoform X4 has translation MEHPVHRGETMPIGPHERSLVEDDDAHMKVALGYGDMGVSAHLQASKTGNTRFFTSNTHSSVVLQGFDQLRIEGLLCDVTLVAGDGDEAFPVHRAMMASSSDYFKAMFTGGMKEQDLMCIKLHGVNRIGLKKIIDFIYTAKLSLNMENLQDTLEAASFLQILPVLDFCKVFLISGVSLDNCVEVGRIANAYNLTEVDKYVNNFILKNFPSLLSTGEFVKLPFDRLAFVLSSNSLKHCTELDLFKAACRWLRYEDSRMDFAPKLMKNIRFPLMNPQELINHVQTVDFMRTDNTCVNLLLEASNYQMMPYMQPVMQSERTAIRSDSAHLVTLGGVLRQQLVVSKELRLFDEKAHEWKALAPMDAPRYQHGIAVIGNFLYVVGGQSNYDTKGKTAVDTVFRYDPRYNKWMQVACLNEKRTFFHLSALKGHLYAVGGRNAAGELATVECYNPRTNEWTYVAKMNEPHYGHAGTVYGGYMYISGGITHDTFQKELMCFDPDADKWTQKAPMTTVRGLHCMCTVGDRLYVIGGNHFRGTSDYDDVLSCEYYSPALDLWTPIAAMLRGQSDVGVAVFENKIYVVGGYSWNNRCMVEIVQKYDPEKDEWHKVFDLPESLGGIRACTLTVFPPEDISGSPSRESPLSAP, from the exons ATGGAGCACCCTGTACACAGAGGGGAGACGATGCCCATCGGACCGCATGAGAG ATCCCTCGTGGAGGACGACGACGCTCACATGAAAGTTGCTCTGGGCTATGGTGATATGGGCGTCTCTGCTCACCTTCAGGCATCAAAGACTGGAAACACGCGGTTCTTCACaagtaacacacacagctcagttGTTCTTCAG GGATTTGACCAGCTGAGGATAGAGGGTTTGCTATGTGATGTCACGCTGGTGGCTGGCGACGGCGATGAAGCTTTCCCTGTACACCGCGCCATGATGGCCTCCTCCTCCGACTATTTCAAAGCCATGTTCACAG GTGGAATGAAAGAACAAGATTTAATGTGCATCAAGCTTCACGGAGTTAACCGAATAGGCCTGAAGAAGATCATCGACTTTATCTACACAGCCAAGTTGTCACTCAACATGGAGAACCTGCAAGACACACTCGAGGCAGCCAGTTTCTTACAAATCCTTCCTGTGTTGGACTTCTGCAAGGTCTTTCTTATATCTGGG GTTTCTCTAGACAACTGTGTAGAAGTGGGCCGCATTGCCAACGCATACAACCTCACAGAGGTGGACAAATATGTCAATAACTTCATCTTGAAGAACTTCCCCTCACTGCTGAGCACAGGAGAGTTTGTGAAGCTGCCGTTTGACCGACTAGCTTTTGTACTGTCCAGTAACAGCTTGAAACACTGCACTGAATTGGACCTGTTTAAGGCTGCCTGCCGCTGGCTACGCTATGAAGACAGTCGTATGGACTTTGCCCCAAAGCTTATGAAGAACATCCGCTTTCCCCTAATGAACCCACAGGAGCTCATCAATCACGTGCAGACAGTGGACTTTATGCGCACGGACAACACCTGTGTCAACCTCCTCCTGGAAGCTAGCAACTACCAAATGATGCCCTACATGCAGCCAGTTATGCAGTCAGAACGGACAGCCATCCGCTCGGACAGTGCCCACCTGGTTACCCTGGGTGGTGTTCTGCGCCAGCAGCTAGTTGTGAGTAAAGAGCTGCGTCTGTTTGATGAGAAGGCTCATGAGTGGAAGGCACTGGCACCCATGGACGCACCCCGCTACCAACATGGCATTGCTGTCATTGGCAACTTTCTCTATGTGGTGGGGGGCCAAAGCAACTACGACACCAAAGGCAAAACAGCAGTGGACACCGTGTTCCGGTACGACCCCCGCTACAACAAATGGATGCAGGTGGCTTGCCTTAATGAGAAACGTACCTTCTTCCACCTCAGTGCACTCAAGGGACACCTCTATGCTGTCGGTGGAAGGAATGCTGCCGGGGAGCTTG CTACTGTGGAGTGCTACAACCCAAGGACAAATGAATGGACATACGTTGCCAAAATGAATGAGCCACATTATGGCCATGCTGGGACAGTGTATGGTGGATATATGTATATTTCAG gCGGAATCACTCATGACACTTTTCAGAAGGAGCTAATGTGTTTTGACCCAGATGCAGATAAATGGACTCAGAAAGCCCCCATGACGACGGTGCGTGGTCTGCACTGCATGTGCACAGTCGGGGACCGTCTTTACGTCATCGGGGGCAATCACTTCCGGGGCACCAGCGACTACGACGACGTGCTCAGCTGTGAATACTACTCCCCCGCCCTCGACTTGTGGACACCTATCGCTGCCATGTTGCGAGGCCAGAGCGACGTTGGCGTTGCCGTGTTTGAGAACAAGATCTATGTGGTTGGGGGCTACTCGTGGAACAATCGCTGCATGGTGGAAATAGTACAGAAGTATGACCCCGAGAAAGATGAATGGCACAAAGTGTTTGACTTACCAGAGTCGCTGGGCGGGATCCGAGCCTGCACACTCACAGTTTTCCCCCCTGAGGATATTTCGGGCTCGCCCTCCAGAGAGTCGCCCCTCTCGGCTCCTTGA
- the klhl13 gene encoding kelch-like protein 13 isoform X1: MPLKWKSGSPVSWKFPVPVLKTSRSSPLSPAYIHQHSFVVWTTHSLLAACPTYHLTGSLVEDDDAHMKVALGYGDMGVSAHLQASKTGNTRFFTSNTHSSVVLQGFDQLRIEGLLCDVTLVAGDGDEAFPVHRAMMASSSDYFKAMFTGGMKEQDLMCIKLHGVNRIGLKKIIDFIYTAKLSLNMENLQDTLEAASFLQILPVLDFCKVFLISGVSLDNCVEVGRIANAYNLTEVDKYVNNFILKNFPSLLSTGEFVKLPFDRLAFVLSSNSLKHCTELDLFKAACRWLRYEDSRMDFAPKLMKNIRFPLMNPQELINHVQTVDFMRTDNTCVNLLLEASNYQMMPYMQPVMQSERTAIRSDSAHLVTLGGVLRQQLVVSKELRLFDEKAHEWKALAPMDAPRYQHGIAVIGNFLYVVGGQSNYDTKGKTAVDTVFRYDPRYNKWMQVACLNEKRTFFHLSALKGHLYAVGGRNAAGELATVECYNPRTNEWTYVAKMNEPHYGHAGTVYGGYMYISGGITHDTFQKELMCFDPDADKWTQKAPMTTVRGLHCMCTVGDRLYVIGGNHFRGTSDYDDVLSCEYYSPALDLWTPIAAMLRGQSDVGVAVFENKIYVVGGYSWNNRCMVEIVQKYDPEKDEWHKVFDLPESLGGIRACTLTVFPPEDISGSPSRESPLSAP, translated from the exons ATGCCGTTGAAATGGAAAAGCGGTTCTCCTGTCAGCTGGAAATTCCCAGTGCCAGTTCTTAAGACATCCAGGTCCTCACCCCTTTCACCTGCATACAT CCACCAACACTCCTTTGTGGTTTGGACAACCCACTCTCTCCTCGCTGCCTGTCCGACTTACCACCTGACGGG ATCCCTCGTGGAGGACGACGACGCTCACATGAAAGTTGCTCTGGGCTATGGTGATATGGGCGTCTCTGCTCACCTTCAGGCATCAAAGACTGGAAACACGCGGTTCTTCACaagtaacacacacagctcagttGTTCTTCAG GGATTTGACCAGCTGAGGATAGAGGGTTTGCTATGTGATGTCACGCTGGTGGCTGGCGACGGCGATGAAGCTTTCCCTGTACACCGCGCCATGATGGCCTCCTCCTCCGACTATTTCAAAGCCATGTTCACAG GTGGAATGAAAGAACAAGATTTAATGTGCATCAAGCTTCACGGAGTTAACCGAATAGGCCTGAAGAAGATCATCGACTTTATCTACACAGCCAAGTTGTCACTCAACATGGAGAACCTGCAAGACACACTCGAGGCAGCCAGTTTCTTACAAATCCTTCCTGTGTTGGACTTCTGCAAGGTCTTTCTTATATCTGGG GTTTCTCTAGACAACTGTGTAGAAGTGGGCCGCATTGCCAACGCATACAACCTCACAGAGGTGGACAAATATGTCAATAACTTCATCTTGAAGAACTTCCCCTCACTGCTGAGCACAGGAGAGTTTGTGAAGCTGCCGTTTGACCGACTAGCTTTTGTACTGTCCAGTAACAGCTTGAAACACTGCACTGAATTGGACCTGTTTAAGGCTGCCTGCCGCTGGCTACGCTATGAAGACAGTCGTATGGACTTTGCCCCAAAGCTTATGAAGAACATCCGCTTTCCCCTAATGAACCCACAGGAGCTCATCAATCACGTGCAGACAGTGGACTTTATGCGCACGGACAACACCTGTGTCAACCTCCTCCTGGAAGCTAGCAACTACCAAATGATGCCCTACATGCAGCCAGTTATGCAGTCAGAACGGACAGCCATCCGCTCGGACAGTGCCCACCTGGTTACCCTGGGTGGTGTTCTGCGCCAGCAGCTAGTTGTGAGTAAAGAGCTGCGTCTGTTTGATGAGAAGGCTCATGAGTGGAAGGCACTGGCACCCATGGACGCACCCCGCTACCAACATGGCATTGCTGTCATTGGCAACTTTCTCTATGTGGTGGGGGGCCAAAGCAACTACGACACCAAAGGCAAAACAGCAGTGGACACCGTGTTCCGGTACGACCCCCGCTACAACAAATGGATGCAGGTGGCTTGCCTTAATGAGAAACGTACCTTCTTCCACCTCAGTGCACTCAAGGGACACCTCTATGCTGTCGGTGGAAGGAATGCTGCCGGGGAGCTTG CTACTGTGGAGTGCTACAACCCAAGGACAAATGAATGGACATACGTTGCCAAAATGAATGAGCCACATTATGGCCATGCTGGGACAGTGTATGGTGGATATATGTATATTTCAG gCGGAATCACTCATGACACTTTTCAGAAGGAGCTAATGTGTTTTGACCCAGATGCAGATAAATGGACTCAGAAAGCCCCCATGACGACGGTGCGTGGTCTGCACTGCATGTGCACAGTCGGGGACCGTCTTTACGTCATCGGGGGCAATCACTTCCGGGGCACCAGCGACTACGACGACGTGCTCAGCTGTGAATACTACTCCCCCGCCCTCGACTTGTGGACACCTATCGCTGCCATGTTGCGAGGCCAGAGCGACGTTGGCGTTGCCGTGTTTGAGAACAAGATCTATGTGGTTGGGGGCTACTCGTGGAACAATCGCTGCATGGTGGAAATAGTACAGAAGTATGACCCCGAGAAAGATGAATGGCACAAAGTGTTTGACTTACCAGAGTCGCTGGGCGGGATCCGAGCCTGCACACTCACAGTTTTCCCCCCTGAGGATATTTCGGGCTCGCCCTCCAGAGAGTCGCCCCTCTCGGCTCCTTGA
- the klhl13 gene encoding kelch-like protein 13 isoform X3, translated as MPLKWKSGSPVSWKFPVPVLKTSRSSPLSPAYISLVEDDDAHMKVALGYGDMGVSAHLQASKTGNTRFFTSNTHSSVVLQGFDQLRIEGLLCDVTLVAGDGDEAFPVHRAMMASSSDYFKAMFTGGMKEQDLMCIKLHGVNRIGLKKIIDFIYTAKLSLNMENLQDTLEAASFLQILPVLDFCKVFLISGVSLDNCVEVGRIANAYNLTEVDKYVNNFILKNFPSLLSTGEFVKLPFDRLAFVLSSNSLKHCTELDLFKAACRWLRYEDSRMDFAPKLMKNIRFPLMNPQELINHVQTVDFMRTDNTCVNLLLEASNYQMMPYMQPVMQSERTAIRSDSAHLVTLGGVLRQQLVVSKELRLFDEKAHEWKALAPMDAPRYQHGIAVIGNFLYVVGGQSNYDTKGKTAVDTVFRYDPRYNKWMQVACLNEKRTFFHLSALKGHLYAVGGRNAAGELATVECYNPRTNEWTYVAKMNEPHYGHAGTVYGGYMYISGGITHDTFQKELMCFDPDADKWTQKAPMTTVRGLHCMCTVGDRLYVIGGNHFRGTSDYDDVLSCEYYSPALDLWTPIAAMLRGQSDVGVAVFENKIYVVGGYSWNNRCMVEIVQKYDPEKDEWHKVFDLPESLGGIRACTLTVFPPEDISGSPSRESPLSAP; from the exons ATGCCGTTGAAATGGAAAAGCGGTTCTCCTGTCAGCTGGAAATTCCCAGTGCCAGTTCTTAAGACATCCAGGTCCTCACCCCTTTCACCTGCATACAT ATCCCTCGTGGAGGACGACGACGCTCACATGAAAGTTGCTCTGGGCTATGGTGATATGGGCGTCTCTGCTCACCTTCAGGCATCAAAGACTGGAAACACGCGGTTCTTCACaagtaacacacacagctcagttGTTCTTCAG GGATTTGACCAGCTGAGGATAGAGGGTTTGCTATGTGATGTCACGCTGGTGGCTGGCGACGGCGATGAAGCTTTCCCTGTACACCGCGCCATGATGGCCTCCTCCTCCGACTATTTCAAAGCCATGTTCACAG GTGGAATGAAAGAACAAGATTTAATGTGCATCAAGCTTCACGGAGTTAACCGAATAGGCCTGAAGAAGATCATCGACTTTATCTACACAGCCAAGTTGTCACTCAACATGGAGAACCTGCAAGACACACTCGAGGCAGCCAGTTTCTTACAAATCCTTCCTGTGTTGGACTTCTGCAAGGTCTTTCTTATATCTGGG GTTTCTCTAGACAACTGTGTAGAAGTGGGCCGCATTGCCAACGCATACAACCTCACAGAGGTGGACAAATATGTCAATAACTTCATCTTGAAGAACTTCCCCTCACTGCTGAGCACAGGAGAGTTTGTGAAGCTGCCGTTTGACCGACTAGCTTTTGTACTGTCCAGTAACAGCTTGAAACACTGCACTGAATTGGACCTGTTTAAGGCTGCCTGCCGCTGGCTACGCTATGAAGACAGTCGTATGGACTTTGCCCCAAAGCTTATGAAGAACATCCGCTTTCCCCTAATGAACCCACAGGAGCTCATCAATCACGTGCAGACAGTGGACTTTATGCGCACGGACAACACCTGTGTCAACCTCCTCCTGGAAGCTAGCAACTACCAAATGATGCCCTACATGCAGCCAGTTATGCAGTCAGAACGGACAGCCATCCGCTCGGACAGTGCCCACCTGGTTACCCTGGGTGGTGTTCTGCGCCAGCAGCTAGTTGTGAGTAAAGAGCTGCGTCTGTTTGATGAGAAGGCTCATGAGTGGAAGGCACTGGCACCCATGGACGCACCCCGCTACCAACATGGCATTGCTGTCATTGGCAACTTTCTCTATGTGGTGGGGGGCCAAAGCAACTACGACACCAAAGGCAAAACAGCAGTGGACACCGTGTTCCGGTACGACCCCCGCTACAACAAATGGATGCAGGTGGCTTGCCTTAATGAGAAACGTACCTTCTTCCACCTCAGTGCACTCAAGGGACACCTCTATGCTGTCGGTGGAAGGAATGCTGCCGGGGAGCTTG CTACTGTGGAGTGCTACAACCCAAGGACAAATGAATGGACATACGTTGCCAAAATGAATGAGCCACATTATGGCCATGCTGGGACAGTGTATGGTGGATATATGTATATTTCAG gCGGAATCACTCATGACACTTTTCAGAAGGAGCTAATGTGTTTTGACCCAGATGCAGATAAATGGACTCAGAAAGCCCCCATGACGACGGTGCGTGGTCTGCACTGCATGTGCACAGTCGGGGACCGTCTTTACGTCATCGGGGGCAATCACTTCCGGGGCACCAGCGACTACGACGACGTGCTCAGCTGTGAATACTACTCCCCCGCCCTCGACTTGTGGACACCTATCGCTGCCATGTTGCGAGGCCAGAGCGACGTTGGCGTTGCCGTGTTTGAGAACAAGATCTATGTGGTTGGGGGCTACTCGTGGAACAATCGCTGCATGGTGGAAATAGTACAGAAGTATGACCCCGAGAAAGATGAATGGCACAAAGTGTTTGACTTACCAGAGTCGCTGGGCGGGATCCGAGCCTGCACACTCACAGTTTTCCCCCCTGAGGATATTTCGGGCTCGCCCTCCAGAGAGTCGCCCCTCTCGGCTCCTTGA